In the Osmerus eperlanus chromosome 27, fOsmEpe2.1, whole genome shotgun sequence genome, one interval contains:
- the ap4m1 gene encoding AP-4 complex subunit mu-1 isoform X1, with amino-acid sequence MERKMISQVFILSSKGDHLIYKDFRGEAGNESVNIFYKMVTALTDDQPPVVMSRKDLHFVHIKQGGLYWVATTTADASPFTIIEFLNRLTALIKDYCGNLTEKSVRMNFALIYELLDEVVDYGYIQTTSTDILKNFIQTEAVSSKPFSLFDLSNVGLFGAETQQSKVAPSAAASRPIMSSRGEQGGKNEIFVDVIERMSVVIGSNGVLMKADIEGEIKVKCYMPSCSEMRIGLNDEFNIGKSQLRGYGAAVRVDECSFHQAVKLDEFDSYRILKVCPSQGEQTVMQYQLCDDLPTPAPFRLFPTIERDNGGRLLLYLKLRCDLPPKNSAINVSVTIPVPKNSLSLSQELSSPDQKAELQPRNKAILWEISRFPGGSQLSALFKLEVSGLSSASMLEVGPVSLSFEVPKYTCTGLQIRFLRLSPIQPGPSQRWVRYVTHSDSYTIRI; translated from the exons GAAGATGATTTCCCAGGTCTTTATCTTGTCCTCCAAGGGAGACCACCTAATCTACAAAGACT TTCGTGGCGAGGCTGGAAATGAGTCTGTCAACATTTTCTACAAGATGGTCACCGCGCTGACAGATGACCAACCACCAGTGGTCATG AGTCGGAAAGACCTGCACTTTGTTCACATCAAACAGGGAGGACTATACTGGGTTGCCACGACGACGGCAGATGCCTCTCCATTCACCATCATCGAATTCCTCAACAG GTTAACAGCCCTGATAAAGGACTACTGTGGGAATCTAACAGAGAAGTCGGTACGGATGAACTTTGCCCTCATATATGAGCTGTTGGATGAAGTTGTG GACTATGGTTATATCCAGACGACCTCTACTGACATCCTGAAGAACTTCATCCAGACTGAGGCCGTCAGCTCCAAACCTTTCAGCCTGTTTGACCTCAGTAACGTCGGCCTG TTTGGAGCAGAGACTCAGCAGAGCAAAGTGGCTCCAAGTGCCGCGGCCTCGCGGCCCATCATGTCCAGCCGGGGAGAACAG GGAGGGAAAAATGAGATATTTGTGGATGTGATCGAGCGGATGTCTGTGGTCATTGGTTCCAAC ggAGTGTTGATGAAGGCTGACATAGAGGGGGAGATCAAGGTGAAATGCTACATGCCCAGCTGTTCTG AGATGCGTATAGGACTAAATGACGAGTTCAACATAGGGAAGTCTCAACTGAGAG GCTACGGGGCAGCGGTTAGGGTGGATGAATGCAGCTTCCACCAGGCTGTGAAACTAGACGAGTTTGACTCCTACAGAATCCTGAAAGTCTGTCCCAGCCAAGGAGAG CAAACGGTGATGCAGTACCAGCTGTGCGATGACCTGCCCACTCCAGCCCCCTTCCGCCTATTCCCCACCATAGAGAGAGACAACGGTGGCAG GTTGCTGCTGTATCTGAAACTGCGCTGTGACCTGCCACCTAAAAA CTCTGCTATTAACGTGTCGGTGACTATACCTGTCCCCAAAAATTCATTAAG CCTGTCCCAAGAGCTGAGCAGTCCGGATCAGAAAGCAGAGCTGCAGCCCAGGAACAAGGCCATCCTCTGGGAGATCTCTCGTTTCCCTGGGGGCTCCCAGCTCTCCGCTCTGTTCAAG TTGGAGGTCTCAGGCTTGAGCTCGGCCTCCATGCTGGAAGTAGGTCCGGTCAGCCTGAGCTTCGAGGTGCCAAAGTACACCTGCACGGGACTGCAAATCAGATTCCTCCGCCTCTCGCCGATTCAGCCCGGACCGTCTCAGCGCTGGGTCCGCTATGTGACTCACTCAGACTCATATACGATCCGcatctga
- the ap4m1 gene encoding AP-4 complex subunit mu-1 isoform X2 has protein sequence MISQVFILSSKGDHLIYKDFRGEAGNESVNIFYKMVTALTDDQPPVVMSRKDLHFVHIKQGGLYWVATTTADASPFTIIEFLNRLTALIKDYCGNLTEKSVRMNFALIYELLDEVVDYGYIQTTSTDILKNFIQTEAVSSKPFSLFDLSNVGLFGAETQQSKVAPSAAASRPIMSSRGEQGGKNEIFVDVIERMSVVIGSNGVLMKADIEGEIKVKCYMPSCSEMRIGLNDEFNIGKSQLRGYGAAVRVDECSFHQAVKLDEFDSYRILKVCPSQGEQTVMQYQLCDDLPTPAPFRLFPTIERDNGGRLLLYLKLRCDLPPKNSAINVSVTIPVPKNSLSLSQELSSPDQKAELQPRNKAILWEISRFPGGSQLSALFKLEVSGLSSASMLEVGPVSLSFEVPKYTCTGLQIRFLRLSPIQPGPSQRWVRYVTHSDSYTIRI, from the exons ATGATTTCCCAGGTCTTTATCTTGTCCTCCAAGGGAGACCACCTAATCTACAAAGACT TTCGTGGCGAGGCTGGAAATGAGTCTGTCAACATTTTCTACAAGATGGTCACCGCGCTGACAGATGACCAACCACCAGTGGTCATG AGTCGGAAAGACCTGCACTTTGTTCACATCAAACAGGGAGGACTATACTGGGTTGCCACGACGACGGCAGATGCCTCTCCATTCACCATCATCGAATTCCTCAACAG GTTAACAGCCCTGATAAAGGACTACTGTGGGAATCTAACAGAGAAGTCGGTACGGATGAACTTTGCCCTCATATATGAGCTGTTGGATGAAGTTGTG GACTATGGTTATATCCAGACGACCTCTACTGACATCCTGAAGAACTTCATCCAGACTGAGGCCGTCAGCTCCAAACCTTTCAGCCTGTTTGACCTCAGTAACGTCGGCCTG TTTGGAGCAGAGACTCAGCAGAGCAAAGTGGCTCCAAGTGCCGCGGCCTCGCGGCCCATCATGTCCAGCCGGGGAGAACAG GGAGGGAAAAATGAGATATTTGTGGATGTGATCGAGCGGATGTCTGTGGTCATTGGTTCCAAC ggAGTGTTGATGAAGGCTGACATAGAGGGGGAGATCAAGGTGAAATGCTACATGCCCAGCTGTTCTG AGATGCGTATAGGACTAAATGACGAGTTCAACATAGGGAAGTCTCAACTGAGAG GCTACGGGGCAGCGGTTAGGGTGGATGAATGCAGCTTCCACCAGGCTGTGAAACTAGACGAGTTTGACTCCTACAGAATCCTGAAAGTCTGTCCCAGCCAAGGAGAG CAAACGGTGATGCAGTACCAGCTGTGCGATGACCTGCCCACTCCAGCCCCCTTCCGCCTATTCCCCACCATAGAGAGAGACAACGGTGGCAG GTTGCTGCTGTATCTGAAACTGCGCTGTGACCTGCCACCTAAAAA CTCTGCTATTAACGTGTCGGTGACTATACCTGTCCCCAAAAATTCATTAAG CCTGTCCCAAGAGCTGAGCAGTCCGGATCAGAAAGCAGAGCTGCAGCCCAGGAACAAGGCCATCCTCTGGGAGATCTCTCGTTTCCCTGGGGGCTCCCAGCTCTCCGCTCTGTTCAAG TTGGAGGTCTCAGGCTTGAGCTCGGCCTCCATGCTGGAAGTAGGTCCGGTCAGCCTGAGCTTCGAGGTGCCAAAGTACACCTGCACGGGACTGCAAATCAGATTCCTCCGCCTCTCGCCGATTCAGCCCGGACCGTCTCAGCGCTGGGTCCGCTATGTGACTCACTCAGACTCATATACGATCCGcatctga